GGTTGATGATCCCCACTATGTGGCAATTAGAACTTGTAGCCGAGACCGACATTGCCGCGCCAGGCGGTGCCGTCCAGATCGCCATAAACGTAAGGGTCCTTGTCCTCGATCTGCTGCCATGCCACCTGGACAGTCGTATAGAGGGCCGGGGTGAAACTATAGATGCCCCCGAGAGACAGGTCGGTCTGAGTGTAATGTAGATCGGAATAGCTGCTCATTTCCGACATCAGTGTTGGATCGTAAAGATTGTCCAGAACCGGATCGTCAATCAAGGCATTGTAGCTGACCGAGAGGTCTTTCCAGTCGGCGCGGGCGTCACTGTAACTGGCGCCAGCAGTGAGCTTGAGTTTTTCCGTGGCCGCAAAATCGGCATTAAGAGAAAGGTTGTGGACATCGGTGTTGTAGTCGGTCTGATTACAGGTCGCCCCAAACTGGGACGATACGATTACGCCTGCTCAGCCATCGTACCAGCCCTGACAGAACGTCGATTCAGCTCTCTGCCCGAGATAGTTGTAGGCAAAGGTGAGGTTCAGCTTTTGGGCCGGGGCGTACCAGAAGGAGAGGGTCGGACTGAGGGTTTCCTGTTTCCACTCAGAACGGTCGAGTTCGTTCCATTCGTTGCGATAGCGGATCGCTGCCGTCGTCGAGAAGTTGGAAGCCGGCGACCAGGTGGACGAGAGCTTCCCTTCATGCACGTTTTCGGGCTGATTGCTCAGATCGGTCTGGCGCAGGTCGTAGAACGCAGTGCCATAGAGCGGACCGGTGCCGATCAGGATATTGGAAGTCGTCCCCGCAGGATCCGTGATTGTATAAGGATACCCTGTGGCCGGATCGATGAAACCGGCAGCATTCTCATGCATGAACGGGTCATCAATGTTCTGGTAGGTGTAGCCGGCGCGGAAAGTCACCCCCTTGGCAAGAACCGTTTTCAGCGTCGCTTTGGCGGTCTGCTTAGTAGTCTTACCGTAGTGATCACTGTCACGATCGTCAGCCTTGAACTCGTAGCCGAGGTGCAGGGTCGACTTGCGCGCTAAGCGCCAGACGGCATCAGCGCCAAGGGTGACAACGTCGCGGCTTTCGACTGATTCATAGGTTTTGGTTATCCCTGCCAACAGGACAGTTGGCGGGACGGGGAAGTTCGGCTGAGAAGCTGCTCCCATCGGATAGAAGGTGATGACGGAATCGTCCGTCTCCACCTGCTCGAGTTTGCCGTGCAGCAGCACCTTGAGCGAATCGGTGAGCTTGGAGGTTACGCGGAAGCCGTAGCCGTCATAGGTCGACTTGAGCTCCTGATCGGAGATGTCCCAGATTCCAACCTCGCCCTGCTTGCGGCTTTTGGTGGCACTGTTGACCAAGCTGCCGATCAGCGAGGTGTCATTGGTAACATCCATCCGCGCCTTGAGGACATGGCTCTGCTTCTTTGAATCCGGCGTCTGGTCGTAAGGCAATGACGATATTTCATTGTTATACACGTCATAGTCGTAAAGTAGGCGATTGTCGAATGTGCCAAAGTCTGCTGTATAGTTGGTCGACGGAGAGGGTGAAAGGGCCGGGTCGTAGACCCGGGTCGGAGCCGCGGCATTTTCGCGGAACTCACTATTCTTATAGTTATAATCGACAGTGAGCAGCCCGAAGCGTCCGGTGGCGCCAGCGGAGAACTCGGAGGTGTTCTCGTCGACCTCGCGGCTGCCGCCGGTAACGTGACAGGAAGTACACTTGCTCATGCCGATCGACTGCTCGGTCCCTTCACGCTTCTCGTTGCGCAGACCGGCATGAAAGGTGACATTGGGCAGAAACGGCAGGGTCAGGTCGGCGTTAGCCTTGGCTTCCTTGCGGGTAATCTCGAAAACCTGATCTTTAGCGAAATCCTCGCCGTAGACGCTGGCCCGGCCGATCTGCTGCCAGGTGACCGCTTGTCCTGCAATAGTAGGGGGAAGCGCTGCCAGGTTGGTTGCATACCAGTTTCCAAAAGCATCTTTGCCAATATAGGCAGGGATGTTGTTTGGGTTCAATGCTTCATTCGGACTAGGTCCAAGGCTCCAGATACTGGTGCCTGCGGCAGGAAGTCCAGCTGCATCAATGCTTACCGGGTTACCGGGGTTGTTGCTGGCAAAGAGGTTCGCCCCCGGCACCGCCGCATTCAGATAATCGATGCGGTCATGGCCGAGCTGGTGCTTGAAGGCGCTGTAGTCGCCTTTGACCCGCAGGATGCGCTCAAAGTCGAACTTCATCTCGACATTCGGATCGTCGTTGCCGAGTACATCGATCGACAGATCGACTGCAGTGGTCGGTGAAACTCCGTGAAAATCGAAGATGCCGTAACCGGTAACGCCGTCGTTGTCGCGGCGTGAATATTCATTGACCCGCGCACTGTCCTTGCCGATATCCTGCCCGTAGACCCCGGCCTCGATCTGCCCGCCGACGGTTTCTTCGGCTCGAGATGTCTGGGGTGAGAGCAGGCCGACCAGCACGAGGGCGAGCAGCCATTTGTTTCGTGTTCGCATTTTTTCCTCCTGATTCAATCGTCCGCTTAGCGGGTTAGGCCTTTACCGCCATCCGGGAAACCAACGGGATTCCCATCTGCATCAACACCGATGGTCGGCGAGGTCTGCGACGGCAGATCGCTGCCATGGACCTGACTGTGACAAACCGTGCATTTGGTGCCGAATGCCTGCTGCCAGCTGTGCTCGCCGAGGGTGTTAGTCATTGGCACGGTCACTGCGCCAGTGGTGTTCGGCGTGCCGGTAATGGTCGTCACCGGTGTGCCGTCTGGGTTGTAAGCGCTGAAGGCCACATTGGTAGCCGGCACCGTCGCTCCAATCCGCATGGCGTGAAAATGACTTTCATGGCATTGCAGACAAAGGAAAGGCTCATTCTGCTTGAGCAGATTGTCGGCTACAGTACCGTGCGGATCGTGACAGATGCCGCAATCTTCCTGAACCGGCGAGTGCTCAAAGACAAAGGGACCCTGGTAACGGGCATGGCACTCGAAGCAGAGGGCCGTGGCCCGCTCCTCGGTCAGTTCGGCGCCGTGCGGGTTATGGCAGCTGGTGCAGGTCATCTTCCCTTCCTTGACCGGATGATGGGACGGAAAGTTGGCCTTGGCCATCTCTTCCTGATGGCAGCTGTAACAGAGTTCGGGCTCGGATTTTTTCAGGTTGGCCTTGGCTGGTTTCCCTGTGGCGTGAAAGACGTGGCAGTCATCGCAGCCGACTTCAGCCAGAGCATGGCTGCTGTGACTCCAGTCGATCAGCTTGCCGCTGCTGTGGCAGGTGGCACAGATAGCTGCGGACTGGTCGCTGTGAAGCTTTGCGGGGTTGATGATCTTTGCTGTGTCGCCATCGTCGACATGCAGACTGGCCGGGCCGTGACAAGCCTGGCAGCCTGACTGCGCACCGAGCAGATCCGAGTTTGCCAGACGGAGATGGACGTTGCCGGTCATGGCTACCGAGACGTCCTCGTGACAGTCGAGACAGCTCTGCTGCTCGACATAGGTGGCTCCCTCGATCGTCGGCAGGGTCAGAACCCGCTGGCGGATCGCACCGGTGGCACAAGCGGCCAGGACGGCGATCAGCAGCAGAAAACGTGCCGGTCTCAGGATTTTTAGCAAAACAGACGCTTTCATGTTGACTCCTTGTAATGCACATTCATCAGGTTTCACCTCATAATGATCGGACTTAAGCGACGCTTGGCAGTCAAACTCCTTTCTGTGCGTGGGATTGCACCAATATGCAGGTGCATCATTAGACGATATTCATAACTTATCGTGTTGATAGTATCTCAGGGAAAAAGAAATGCAAGTGAATCTTTCTGATAGGGTCATAAGAAGATTTTATCCCATGACATCAAGTGTCTTGACAGTTTGTGGTCTTCCTTCCAGAAAAAACAGGATAAGAAAATTAAATTCGTTGCGCTTCCGAAAGGACACTATCTATAAAAACACGCAAAGCGCAGCGAGTCTCTGTTTTCTGTGATTGACTTGCCCTTCTCACTTGCATTATCCTTAAAACTCAAACGCTTTGTTGCGTGTCTTACGATAAGACAATTTATTCGCTAGGCCCCGTGCGCACATAGTCGAGCTGAAGGGGGCGGCAATTTTGCCGCCCTTTCGTTTTTACGAACAAATTCTGGGAGCAACATCTGATGGTAAAAAAATTGTCTACCGGTGATATCACCGAGGCGC
This portion of the Deltaproteobacteria bacterium HGW-Deltaproteobacteria-4 genome encodes:
- a CDS encoding cytochrome C — protein: MRTRNKWLLALVLVGLLSPQTSRAEETVGGQIEAGVYGQDIGKDSARVNEYSRRDNDGVTGYGIFDFHGVSPTTAVDLSIDVLGNDDPNVEMKFDFERILRVKGDYSAFKHQLGHDRIDYLNAAVPGANLFASNNPGNPVSIDAAGLPAAGTSIWSLGPSPNEALNPNNIPAYIGKDAFGNWYATNLAALPPTIAGQAVTWQQIGRASVYGEDFAKDQVFEITRKEAKANADLTLPFLPNVTFHAGLRNEKREGTEQSIGMSKCTSCHVTGGSREVDENTSEFSAGATGRFGLLTVDYNYKNSEFRENAAAPTRVYDPALSPSPSTNYTADFGTFDNRLLYDYDVYNNEISSLPYDQTPDSKKQSHVLKARMDVTNDTSLIGSLVNSATKSRKQGEVGIWDISDQELKSTYDGYGFRVTSKLTDSLKVLLHGKLEQVETDDSVITFYPMGAASQPNFPVPPTVLLAGITKTYESVESRDVVTLGADAVWRLARKSTLHLGYEFKADDRDSDHYGKTTKQTAKATLKTVLAKGVTFRAGYTYQNIDDPFMHENAAGFIDPATGYPYTITDPAGTTSNILIGTGPLYGTAFYDLRQTDLSNQPENVHEGKLSSTWSPASNFSTTAAIRYRNEWNELDRSEWKQETLSPTLSFWYAPAQKLNLTFAYNYLGQRAESTFCQGWYDG
- a CDS encoding cytochrome C: MKASVLLKILRPARFLLLIAVLAACATGAIRQRVLTLPTIEGATYVEQQSCLDCHEDVSVAMTGNVHLRLANSDLLGAQSGCQACHGPASLHVDDGDTAKIINPAKLHSDQSAAICATCHSSGKLIDWSHSSHALAEVGCDDCHVFHATGKPAKANLKKSEPELCYSCHQEEMAKANFPSHHPVKEGKMTCTSCHNPHGAELTEERATALCFECHARYQGPFVFEHSPVQEDCGICHDPHGTVADNLLKQNEPFLCLQCHESHFHAMRIGATVPATNVAFSAYNPDGTPVTTITGTPNTTGAVTVPMTNTLGEHSWQQAFGTKCTVCHSQVHGSDLPSQTSPTIGVDADGNPVGFPDGGKGLTR